A region of Corynebacterium glucuronolyticum DSM 44120 DNA encodes the following proteins:
- a CDS encoding S1 family peptidase gives MRLVSTLARVSLAAVSLIATSAFAVVPTATAEPLQEENLLNYEWKYDIGSQIMALKQGGVLHRAPNSFFNAPDIPQEARDAEARGRALFGPGTPIFVHAFDGTPQNLCTLGIVGFDAKGRGIGITAAHCGQFGQKVSSADAQSIAPMGTIVGGNKARDYSVIVFDTKKAELSRTYDGVTVNSLSGRANDGERICKKGVGTGMTCGLNLITSESVSFSQVCATRGDSGAPILRGDQLVGFMSGGMDIAPGIDTSCRTPLQGFLHSPSIVTTSEQVLADLNEHEDYPGYGLRLP, from the coding sequence ATGCGCCTTGTTTCCACTCTGGCGCGAGTGAGTCTCGCAGCCGTTTCCCTAATTGCCACATCGGCTTTTGCCGTCGTCCCCACCGCCACTGCGGAGCCACTGCAGGAAGAAAACCTGCTTAACTACGAGTGGAAATACGATATTGGCTCTCAGATCATGGCCCTTAAGCAAGGTGGCGTCTTGCATCGCGCGCCCAACTCTTTCTTCAACGCCCCCGATATTCCGCAGGAAGCCAGGGACGCGGAGGCACGTGGGAGGGCCCTGTTCGGCCCCGGAACCCCAATCTTCGTGCACGCTTTTGATGGCACGCCGCAGAATTTGTGCACGCTTGGCATCGTAGGTTTCGATGCCAAGGGGCGCGGTATAGGAATCACAGCCGCTCACTGTGGCCAGTTCGGTCAGAAGGTGTCGTCGGCGGATGCACAGTCCATCGCGCCCATGGGCACCATTGTCGGTGGGAATAAAGCCCGTGATTACTCCGTCATTGTGTTTGACACGAAGAAGGCGGAGCTGTCCCGCACTTACGACGGCGTTACCGTAAACAGCCTGTCCGGCAGGGCCAATGATGGCGAGCGGATCTGCAAGAAAGGCGTGGGCACCGGCATGACGTGTGGTTTGAACCTCATAACGTCAGAGTCGGTGAGCTTCTCCCAGGTGTGCGCTACTCGTGGCGATTCGGGCGCGCCAATCCTGCGTGGCGACCAGCTCGTCGGCTTCATGTCCGGTGGCATGGATATTGCACCTGGCATTGACACGTCGTGTCGTACACCACTGCAGGGTTTCCTTCACTCCCCGTCGATCGTGACAACCAGCGAGCAGGTCCTTGCTGATCTCAACGAACATGAGGATTACCCCGGCTACGGGCTCCGCTTGCCGTAA